One Ranitomeya imitator isolate aRanImi1 chromosome 1, aRanImi1.pri, whole genome shotgun sequence DNA window includes the following coding sequences:
- the LOC138657177 gene encoding uncharacterized protein PM0309-like, with the protein MEQKHHGVLGMEKKHHGVLGMEKKHHGVLGMEKKHHGGLGMEKKHHGVLGMEKKHHVLGMEKKHHGVLGMEKKHHVVLGMEKKHHGVLGMEKKHHVVLGMEKKHHGVLGMEKKHHVVLGMEKKHHGVLGMEKKHHVVLGMEKKHHVVLGMEKG; encoded by the coding sequence ATGGAGCAGAAGCATCATGGGGTGCTTGGTATGGAGAAGAAGCATCATGGGGTCCTTGGTATGGAGAAGAAGCATCATGGGGTGCTTGGTATGGAGAAGAAGCATCATGGGGGGCTCGGTATGGAGAAGAAGCATCATGGGGTGCTTGGTATGGAGAAGAAGCATCATGTGCTTGGTATGGAGAAGAAGCATCATGGGGTGCTTGGTATGGAGAAGAAGCATCATGTGGTGCTTGGTATGGAGAAGAAGCATCATGGGGTGCTTGGTATGGAGAAGAAGCATCATGTGGTGCTTGGTATGGAGAAGAAGCATCATGGGGTGCTTGGTATGGAGAAGAAGCATCATGTGGTGCTTGGTATGGAGAAGAAGCATCATGGGGTGCTTGGTATGGAGAAGAAGCATCATGTGGTGCTCGGTATGGAGAAGAAGCATCATGTGGTGCTTGGTATGGAGAAGGGGTAG